The uncultured Fretibacterium sp. genome includes the window CCCGGTCGACCGGGTGTACGGTGAAGGTCACGCAGGCCGAGCCGCCTCAGCCGGAGGTTTACGTCAACGTACCCCTCGCCCGTACCCTGGATGCGAATTATGCCCGGGTCGGAGAAAAGACCACCATGAGGACCTACGGACAGGGTGTTGGGTCTACGGATGTCGGCATCGTGACTCATAGGGTTCCTGGAATTCAGGGATACATCAATATCACCGCCGGCGCCTCGATCCCGACGCACTCCAGGGAGTTTGCAGCGGCGGCGAGCTCCGAGTATGGGTACGAAGCGATGCTCCGGGCTACAAAGGCGCTGGCCCTGACGGCATTCGACCTTTTCGATGACCCCGGCCTGCTTCGTGAGGTTCGAGAGTATTTTGAGGAGAGGAGAAGGGACTTCTGATGTCCGATACCGTGCCCTTGGGCTCGGCGCCCCTTCTGGCGGTCGATGGCTTTTCCGTCCGGCTCCGATTGCCTTATGGGGAGCTCCATGCCTGCGAGAACGTGTCCTTTGAACTCCGGGCCGGAGAATCGCTGGGGGTCGTTGGGGAGAGCGGCAGCGGCAAAAGCGTGACGATGCTTTCGATGATGGGGCTTATACGGGGGCGGAAGGAGGGGACCCTCAGCTTTAAAGGGGCCCGCATGGAGGACCTTTCCCCTCTGCGGGGCAGGGACGTGTCCATGGTTTTTCAGAATCCACTGAACTCCCTCAACCCCTCCTTGAGAATCGGGAAGCAGTTGACCGAGGTGCTTACGGAACATCTCGATTTGGGGCGGCGCGAGGCCGAAAAGCGTGTTCTGTCCATGATGGAGCGTCTGGCTGTCCCCGAGCCCGAGAGGCTGATGAGGCGCTATCCGTTCGAGTACAGCGGCGGAATGCGCCAGAGGGTCATGATCGCCATGGCCATGCTGTGCGAGCCGGACCTTCTGATTGCCGACGAGCCGACGACAGCTCTGGATGTGACTAACCAGGCCCAGATCCTGCATCTGTTCCGGGAGCTCCAGGAGCGTTTCGGTACTTCCCTGATCTTTATCTCGCACGACTTGAGCGTCGTCTCTCAGATCGCGCACCGCGTGATGGTGATGTATGCCGGGGCCGTGATGGAGATCGGGCCGAGCGAGACCCTGTTCCGTACCCCTCTGCATCCCTATACCAGGGGCCTGATCGACTCCCTGCCTCGTCTTCTGCCCGGAGAGCGCAAGAAACCCCTGGCCTCCATACCCGGGACGATTCCCAGTTTGATCGACCCCCCCAAGGGGTGCCGTTTCTCCCCGCGGTGCCCTCAAGTGCAGGAGAGGTGTGCGTTACAGGCGCCGGAGGCCGTGCGCCATGCGGATAGAACCGTTTGTTGCTGGCTTTATGCAGAGGGAGGAAGGCCGCGATGAGCCTGTTGGAGGTTCGGAGCCTGTCAAAAAAATTCCAGGTCGGGGAGCGTTTCTTTTTCGCTCCGCCCCGATGGCTGCATGCCGTTAGAGGGGTTGACTTCTCCATTCGTCAGGGCAGCGTGTTTGGGTTCGTCGGGGAGAGCGGCAGCGGCAAATCGACGATAGCGAATCTCATTGCGGGCGTTTATCCCCCGACCGGGGGGGAGATCCTCATTAAGGGGATCCCCGTACACAGGGAAAAAAGGGGACACCGTTCGGTCCAGATGGTCTTTCAGGATCCTGAGACCTCTCTGGATCCCCGTAAGACGGTACGGTTCCAGATATCCGAGGGATTGATGCTTCGCGGTGAAACGGCACGGGAGCGGACGGAAAAGGTGTGCGCCATGCTGGATGCCGTAGGGCTGAGGAACGACGTCCTGCACAAGTATCCTCATGAGCTGTCCGGAGGGCAGAAACAACGTGTCGCCGTGGCACGGGCGCTGGTTCTTCGCCCGGAACTTCTGATTCTCGACGAACCAACGAGCGCCTTGGACGTCTCGGTGCAGGCGCAGATTCTGAATCTCTTCATGGATCTGCAGCGCAGCTTCAACTTGACCTATCTCTTCATCACGCACGA containing:
- a CDS encoding ABC transporter ATP-binding protein, with the translated sequence MSDTVPLGSAPLLAVDGFSVRLRLPYGELHACENVSFELRAGESLGVVGESGSGKSVTMLSMMGLIRGRKEGTLSFKGARMEDLSPLRGRDVSMVFQNPLNSLNPSLRIGKQLTEVLTEHLDLGRREAEKRVLSMMERLAVPEPERLMRRYPFEYSGGMRQRVMIAMAMLCEPDLLIADEPTTALDVTNQAQILHLFRELQERFGTSLIFISHDLSVVSQIAHRVMVMYAGAVMEIGPSETLFRTPLHPYTRGLIDSLPRLLPGERKKPLASIPGTIPSLIDPPKGCRFSPRCPQVQERCALQAPEAVRHADRTVCCWLYAEGGRPR
- a CDS encoding ABC transporter ATP-binding protein, which produces MSLLEVRSLSKKFQVGERFFFAPPRWLHAVRGVDFSIRQGSVFGFVGESGSGKSTIANLIAGVYPPTGGEILIKGIPVHREKRGHRSVQMVFQDPETSLDPRKTVRFQISEGLMLRGETARERTEKVCAMLDAVGLRNDVLHKYPHELSGGQKQRVAVARALVLRPELLILDEPTSALDVSVQAQILNLFMDLQRSFNLTYLFITHDLKTISHFADDIAVLYLGRIVEEGPVADVVDHPSHPYTRALLNSVPELGRALLRAPIRGEIPSPLSPPSGCAFRTRCPHAESRCLAPPPYRNEGKKRVLCHAVL